From the Platichthys flesus chromosome 6, fPlaFle2.1, whole genome shotgun sequence genome, one window contains:
- the tsg101a gene encoding tumor susceptibility 101a, whose translation MAVVNDAALKKMLKQYKYRDLTVREITNVISQYKDLKPVMDAYVFNDGSTRDLMSLTGTVPVSYRGNVYNIPVCLWMLDTYPYNPPICFVKPTNAMMIKTGKHIDANGKIYLPYLHEWKHPQSDLYGLIQVMIVVFGEEPPVFSRPTTQAPYQSFQAAGPPNPAYMPGMPAASPYGPNATPGGYPGYQFPVGNSYPATGGPAHYPTQTPVSTVGPSRDGTIGEDTIRASLISAVSDKLRWRMKEEMDRAQAELDALKRTEEDLKKGHQKLEEMVSRLDQEVTEVDRNIELLKRKDEELSEALEKMENQTENNDIDDVIVPTAPLYKQILNLYAEENAIEDTIFYLGEALRRGVIDLEVFLKHVRLLSRKQFQLRALMQKARKTAGLSDLY comes from the exons CAATACAAATACAGGGATCTGACTGTTCGTGAGATAACCAACGTCATCTCCCAGTACAAGGACCTGAAGCCAGTTATGGATGCTTATG tgtttaacGACGGCTCCACAAGAGACCTGATGAGCTTGACAGGCACCGTCCCAGTGAGCTACAGAG GCAATGTCTACAACATCccagtgtgtctgtggatgCTTGACACATACCCCTACAACCCTcccatttgttttgtcaaaccCACCAACGCGATGATGATCAAGACTGGCAAGCACATCGATGCCAATGGCAAGATCTACCTGCCTTATCTACATGAGTGGAAGCAT CCCCAGTCAGACCTGTATGGTCTCATTCAGGTGATGATTGTGGTGTTTGGAGAGGAGCCTCCTGTGTTCTCTCGCCCCACTACACAAGCCCCTTACCAATCTTTCCAGGCAGCTGGACCCCCAAACC CCGCCTACATGCCTGGTATGCCCGCAGCGTCACCATACGGTCCGAACGCTACCCCGGG AGGCTATCCAGGATACCAGTTCCCAGTGGGCAACTCATACCCAGCCACTGGCGGCCCTGCACACTATCCCACCCAGACCCCAGTCTCCACAGTTG GTCCAAGCCGGGATGGCACCATTGGAGAGGACACCATCCGCGCATCTCTGATTTCAGCAGTAAGTGACAAACTTCgctggaggatgaaggaggagatggacagaGCTCAGGCTGAACTGGACGCCCTGAAGCGAACAGAGGAAGACCTGAAGAAAGGACATCAGAAACTGGAGGAGATGGTCTCAAGACTGGATCAGGAAGTG ACGGAGGTTGACAGAAACATTGAGCTGCTGAAGAGAAAGGACGAGGAGCTGAGCGAGGCcttggagaagatggagaaccAGACAGAGAACAATGACATTGATGACGTCATTGTGCCAACGGCTCCTCTTTACAAACAGATTCTGAACCTGTACGCTGAGGAGAACGCAATCGAAGATACTATCTTCTATCTGGGAGAGGCTCTCCGCAGGGGCGTCATCGACCTGGAAGTTTTCTTAAAG CACGTACGCCTCCTGTCCAGGAAGCAGTTCCAACTTCGTGCCCTCATGCAGAAAGCCCGCAAAACTGCTGGACTCAGCGACCTCTACTGA